The genomic DNA TCGTCCCGACAAGGCTAGGCGACTCGGATACAAGGCCAAGCAGGGCTACCTCATCTACCGTGTTAGGGTCAGGAGGGGTaacaggaagaagcaggctCCCAAGGGTGCTACCTATGGTAAGCCCGTCAGGCAGGGTGTCAACCACCTCAAGTCTCCTAGGGGTTTGAAGGCTACTGCCGAGGAGAGGGTTGCCAGGAGATGTGGTAACTTGCGAGTGTGAGTATAATTTACGTGCTGGAAGGGATGTATACTGATTTAATGTGTAGTCTCAACTCTTACTGGGTCAACCAAGACGGTGTCTACAAGTACTACGAGGTCATCCTTGTCGAGTGAGCaaaatcttcctctcctttgccAAGTTTTTACTAATAATGTCACTCAAGCCCCTCTCACAAGGCCATCCGACGAGACGCCCGCATCAACTGGATCGCCAACCCCGTCCACAAGCACCGAGAGATGCGTGGCCTCACCGCcgagggcaagaagaaccGTGGTTTGGGCAAGGGCTCCAAGCACAACCACCAACCCCAGAAGGCCACCTGGAAGAAGCACAACACGTCAGTTCTATTTCG from Cryptococcus deuterogattii R265 chromosome 11, complete sequence includes the following:
- a CDS encoding 60S ribosomal protein L15-A — translated: MGAYKYLQELYTKKQSDVLQFVSRVRCWEYRQLAVIHRASRPSRPDKARRLGYKAKQGYLIYRVRVRRGNRKKQAPKGATYGKPVRQGVNHLKSPRGLKATAEERVARRCGNLRVLNSYWVNQDGVYKYYEVILVDPSHKAIRRDARINWIANPVHKHREMRGLTAEGKKNRGLGKGSKHNHQPQKATWKKHNTLSLRRYR